One window of the Camelus ferus isolate YT-003-E chromosome 36, BCGSAC_Cfer_1.0, whole genome shotgun sequence genome contains the following:
- the LRRTM4 gene encoding leucine-rich repeat transmembrane neuronal protein 4 isoform X2, with amino-acid sequence MGFHSVTQLRGMRVVLALLPTLLLVAPTGAQRACPKNCRCDGKIVYCESHAFADIPENISGGSQGLSLRFNSIQKLKSNQFASLNQLIWLYLDHNYISSVDEDAFQGIRRLKELILSSNKITYLHNKTFHPVPNLRSLDLSYNKLQTLQSEQFKGLRKLIILHLRSNSLKTVPIRVFQDCRNLDFLDLGYNRLRSLSRNAFAGLLKLKELHLEHNQFSKINFAHFPRLFNLRSIYLQWNRIRSISQGLTWTWSSLHNLDLSGNDIQGIEPGTFKCLPNLQKLNLDSNKLTNISQETVNAWISLISITLSGNMWECSRSICPLFYWLKNFKGNKESTMICAGPKHIQGEKLSDAVETYNICSEVQVVNTEKSHLAPQTPQKPLILPRPATSKSDLTQPTLEAPSSSPGFQIPGTEQEYEHVSFHKIIAGSVALFLSVAMILLVIYVSWKRYPASMKQLQQHSVMKRRRKRTRESERQMNSPLQEYYVDYKPTNSEAVDISVNGSGPCTYTISGARECEV; translated from the coding sequence GTTTCCATTCAGTTACGCAGCTAAGAGGCATGCGTGTGGTGCTGGCGCTGCTCCCCACCCTGCTGCTTGTGGCGCCCACGGGGGCTCAGAGAGCTTGCCCAAAGAACTGCAGATGTGACGGCAAAATTGTGTACTGCGAGTCCCATGCCTTCGCAGACATCCCCGAGAACATTTCTGGAGGGTCCCAAGGCTTATCACTGAGGTTCAACAGCATTCAGAAACTCAAATCCAATCAGTTTGCCAGCCTTAACCAGCTTATATGGCTTTATCTTGACCATAATTACATTAGCTCGGTGGATGAAGATGCATTTCAAGGGATCCGGAGGCTGAAAGAATTAATTCTAAGCTCCAACAAAATTACCTATTTGCACAATAAAACATTTCACCCAGTCCCCAACCTCCGCAGTCTGGACCTCTCCTACAATAAGCTCCAGACACTGCAGTCGGAACAATTTAAAGGCCTTCGGAAACTCATCATTTTGCACTTGAGGTCAAACTCACTGAAGACGGTGCCAATAAGAGTTTTTCAAGACTGTCGAAACCTTGACTTTCTGGATCTGGGCTACAACCGCCTTCGGAGCTTGTCCCGAAATGCTTTTGCGGGTCTCTTGAAGCTAAAGGAGCTGCACTTGGAGCACAACCAGTTTTCCAAGATCAACTTTGCTCATTTTCCACGTCTGTTCAACCTCCGCTCGATCTACCTGCAGTGGAACAGGATCCGCTCCATTAGCCAAGGCTTGACGTGGACTTGGAGTTCCTTACACAACTTGGATTTATCAGGGAATGACATCCAAGGAATTGAGCCGGGCACGTTTAAATGTCTGCCCAACTTGCAAAAACTGAATCTGGATTCCAACAAGCTCACCAACATCTCCCAGGAGACCGTCAACGCTTGGATATCATTAATATCCATCACTCTGTCTGGAAATATGTGGGAATGTAGTCGCAGCATTTGTCCCTTGTTCTACTGGCTTAagaatttcaaaggaaataagGAAAGCACTATGATCTGTGCGGGACCTAAGCACATCCAGGGCGAAAAGCTCAGTGATGCCGTGGAAACATACAACATCTGCTCCGAGGTCCAGGTGGTCAACACCGAAAAATCGCACCTGGCCCCCCAAACCCCCCAGAAGCCTCTGATTCTCCCCAGACCCGCCACCTCCAAATCGGACCTCACCCAGCCCACCCTGGAAGCACCAAGCTCTTCCCCAGGGTTTCagattcctggcacagagcaagagTACGAGCACGTTTCATTCCACAAGATCATTGCAGGGAGCGTGGCTCTCTTTCTCTCGGTGGCCATGATTCTCCTGGTGATCTATGTGTCCTGGAAACGCTACCCAGCCAGCATGAAGCAACTTCAACAGCACTCGGTCATGAAGAGGCGGCGGAAAAGGACCAGGGAGTCTGAGAGACAGATGAACTCCCCTTTGCAGGAGTATTACGTGGACTACAAGCCTACAAACTCTGAGGCCGTGGATATATCCGTGAACGGATCCGGGCCCTGCACGTACACCATCTCTGGCGCCAGGGAGTGCGAGGTATGA
- the LRRTM4 gene encoding leucine-rich repeat transmembrane neuronal protein 4 isoform X1 has protein sequence MPGFHSVTQLRGMRVVLALLPTLLLVAPTGAQRACPKNCRCDGKIVYCESHAFADIPENISGGSQGLSLRFNSIQKLKSNQFASLNQLIWLYLDHNYISSVDEDAFQGIRRLKELILSSNKITYLHNKTFHPVPNLRSLDLSYNKLQTLQSEQFKGLRKLIILHLRSNSLKTVPIRVFQDCRNLDFLDLGYNRLRSLSRNAFAGLLKLKELHLEHNQFSKINFAHFPRLFNLRSIYLQWNRIRSISQGLTWTWSSLHNLDLSGNDIQGIEPGTFKCLPNLQKLNLDSNKLTNISQETVNAWISLISITLSGNMWECSRSICPLFYWLKNFKGNKESTMICAGPKHIQGEKLSDAVETYNICSEVQVVNTEKSHLAPQTPQKPLILPRPATSKSDLTQPTLEAPSSSPGFQIPGTEQEYEHVSFHKIIAGSVALFLSVAMILLVIYVSWKRYPASMKQLQQHSVMKRRRKRTRESERQMNSPLQEYYVDYKPTNSEAVDISVNGSGPCTYTISGARECEV, from the coding sequence GTTTCCATTCAGTTACGCAGCTAAGAGGCATGCGTGTGGTGCTGGCGCTGCTCCCCACCCTGCTGCTTGTGGCGCCCACGGGGGCTCAGAGAGCTTGCCCAAAGAACTGCAGATGTGACGGCAAAATTGTGTACTGCGAGTCCCATGCCTTCGCAGACATCCCCGAGAACATTTCTGGAGGGTCCCAAGGCTTATCACTGAGGTTCAACAGCATTCAGAAACTCAAATCCAATCAGTTTGCCAGCCTTAACCAGCTTATATGGCTTTATCTTGACCATAATTACATTAGCTCGGTGGATGAAGATGCATTTCAAGGGATCCGGAGGCTGAAAGAATTAATTCTAAGCTCCAACAAAATTACCTATTTGCACAATAAAACATTTCACCCAGTCCCCAACCTCCGCAGTCTGGACCTCTCCTACAATAAGCTCCAGACACTGCAGTCGGAACAATTTAAAGGCCTTCGGAAACTCATCATTTTGCACTTGAGGTCAAACTCACTGAAGACGGTGCCAATAAGAGTTTTTCAAGACTGTCGAAACCTTGACTTTCTGGATCTGGGCTACAACCGCCTTCGGAGCTTGTCCCGAAATGCTTTTGCGGGTCTCTTGAAGCTAAAGGAGCTGCACTTGGAGCACAACCAGTTTTCCAAGATCAACTTTGCTCATTTTCCACGTCTGTTCAACCTCCGCTCGATCTACCTGCAGTGGAACAGGATCCGCTCCATTAGCCAAGGCTTGACGTGGACTTGGAGTTCCTTACACAACTTGGATTTATCAGGGAATGACATCCAAGGAATTGAGCCGGGCACGTTTAAATGTCTGCCCAACTTGCAAAAACTGAATCTGGATTCCAACAAGCTCACCAACATCTCCCAGGAGACCGTCAACGCTTGGATATCATTAATATCCATCACTCTGTCTGGAAATATGTGGGAATGTAGTCGCAGCATTTGTCCCTTGTTCTACTGGCTTAagaatttcaaaggaaataagGAAAGCACTATGATCTGTGCGGGACCTAAGCACATCCAGGGCGAAAAGCTCAGTGATGCCGTGGAAACATACAACATCTGCTCCGAGGTCCAGGTGGTCAACACCGAAAAATCGCACCTGGCCCCCCAAACCCCCCAGAAGCCTCTGATTCTCCCCAGACCCGCCACCTCCAAATCGGACCTCACCCAGCCCACCCTGGAAGCACCAAGCTCTTCCCCAGGGTTTCagattcctggcacagagcaagagTACGAGCACGTTTCATTCCACAAGATCATTGCAGGGAGCGTGGCTCTCTTTCTCTCGGTGGCCATGATTCTCCTGGTGATCTATGTGTCCTGGAAACGCTACCCAGCCAGCATGAAGCAACTTCAACAGCACTCGGTCATGAAGAGGCGGCGGAAAAGGACCAGGGAGTCTGAGAGACAGATGAACTCCCCTTTGCAGGAGTATTACGTGGACTACAAGCCTACAAACTCTGAGGCCGTGGATATATCCGTGAACGGATCCGGGCCCTGCACGTACACCATCTCTGGCGCCAGGGAGTGCGAGGTATGA